A single window of Triplophysa rosa linkage group LG2, Trosa_1v2, whole genome shotgun sequence DNA harbors:
- the ptges gene encoding prostaglandin E synthase, with product MLGSEVWTCFIFYSTLLILKMYIIAIVTGQVRLRKKAFANPEDAERHGGMQYCRTDPYVERCLRSHRNDMENIFPFLFLGAVYSMTGPSYAVARIHFLVFFLGRVLHSVAYLLALKAPTRSFAYVIAQVPCVSMAIQILMDVASFA from the exons ATGCTCGGAAGCGAGGTATGGACGTGCTTTATCTTCTACAGCACGCTTTTAATCTTGAAGATGTACATCATAGCTATCGTCACTGGACAAGTAAGACTTCGGAAAAAA GCATTCGCGAACCCTGAGGACGCTGAAAGGCACGGAGGTATGCAGTATTGCCGCACTGATCCATACGTGGAGCGCTGTCTGAG GTCACATCGCAATGACATGGAGAACATCTTCCCATTTTTATTTCTAGGGGCCGTTTATTCCATGACTGGCCCCTCCTATGCAGTAGCACGAATTCACTTTCTGGTTTTCTTCCTGGGTCGAGTTCTTCACAGTGTGGCATACCTTTTGGCACTTAAAGCGCCGACCCGTTCATTCGCCTACGTCATCGCTCAGGTGCCTTGTGTTTCCATGGCGATACAAATACTCATGGATGTAGCCTCATTTGCGTAA